In one window of Fundidesulfovibrio soli DNA:
- a CDS encoding EF-hand domain-containing protein, with the protein MRKIAVAVVLTMASALAAQGASAQMTNQRPGPAKAAPGQQPDKDHPKPQLFLRMDENGDGQLTLEEVRKAFPGFTEEKFKRADTNGDGKLSKDEWQAHVAGMRTDPQNRAEPTAPAQ; encoded by the coding sequence GTGAGGAAGATCGCAGTCGCAGTGGTGTTGACGATGGCATCGGCCCTGGCCGCCCAGGGGGCATCCGCCCAGATGACGAACCAGCGCCCCGGCCCAGCCAAGGCGGCCCCGGGCCAACAGCCCGACAAGGACCATCCCAAGCCGCAGCTTTTCCTTCGCATGGATGAGAACGGCGACGGCCAGCTGACTCTGGAGGAGGTCCGCAAGGCCTTCCCCGGCTTCACCGAGGAGAAGTTCAAGCGCGCCGACACCAACGGCGACGGCAAGCTCAGCAAGGACGAATGGCAGGCCCATGTGGCGGGCATGCGTACCGACCCGCAGAACAGGGCAGAGCCCACCGCGCCCGCGCAGTAG
- a CDS encoding EF-hand domain-containing protein, whose product MRFSMKFIVFAFPLLFSTAAFAQSSGSHPLFDRMDTDKDGYLTKSEVQRQFPRFNDDTMRKADTNGDGKLSLDEWQAYAKSVRAKRQSGGM is encoded by the coding sequence ATGCGCTTCAGCATGAAATTCATCGTCTTCGCGTTCCCGCTCCTGTTCAGCACCGCCGCCTTCGCCCAGAGTTCGGGCAGCCACCCCCTGTTCGACCGCATGGATACCGACAAGGACGGCTATCTCACCAAATCCGAGGTGCAGAGGCAGTTCCCCCGCTTCAACGACGACACGATGCGCAAGGCCGACACCAATGGTGACGGCAAGCTCTCCCTGGACGAGTGGCAGGCCTACGCCAAATCCGTGCGCGCCAAGCGTCAGAGCGGAGGCATGTAG
- a CDS encoding nucleotidyl transferase AbiEii/AbiGii toxin family protein has translation MQLDYEGLFKALSEAGIRYLLTGGVAVNFHGLPRMTFDVDLIVLFERDNLERLTTLLEGLGYVPRLPVPAAGLADEATREQWKRDKGLLAYTFMHPSQPMAEVDVMIDTPAPFEELAARGMNVPFGSTTVPLISREDLIATKLGSPRRQDICDVEALRKLEGGS, from the coding sequence ATGCAACTCGATTATGAGGGACTCTTCAAAGCCTTGAGCGAGGCCGGCATCCGCTACCTGCTTACCGGCGGGGTGGCAGTGAATTTCCACGGCCTGCCGCGCATGACCTTCGACGTGGACCTCATCGTGTTGTTCGAGCGGGACAATCTGGAACGGCTCACCACCCTGCTGGAGGGGCTCGGCTATGTTCCGAGGCTTCCCGTCCCGGCGGCCGGACTGGCCGACGAGGCCACCCGCGAACAGTGGAAGCGGGACAAGGGCCTGTTGGCCTACACCTTCATGCACCCCAGCCAGCCCATGGCCGAGGTGGACGTCATGATCGACACGCCCGCGCCGTTCGAAGAACTGGCGGCCAGGGGGATGAACGTCCCGTTCGGCTCCACGACGGTGCCGCTCATCTCCCGGGAGGATCTGATCGCTACGAAGCTCGGCTCCCCGAGGCGGCAGGATATCTGCGACGTGGAAGCGCTGCGAAAGTTGGAGGGCGGCTCGTGA